One Streptococcus gallolyticus subsp. gallolyticus DSM 16831 DNA window includes the following coding sequences:
- the fabF gene encoding beta-ketoacyl-ACP synthase II, protein MTLNRVVVTGYGLTSPIGNTPEEFWNNLHDGKIGIGPITKFDNSEIPVHNAGEIHDFPFDKYFVRKDKNRMDQYSLYAIYATLEALENAKLDMDTVDRDRTGVIVSSGIGGLQEMQEQIIRMHEKGIKRIQPMFIPKALSNMAAGNIALRIGARGVCKSITTACASSNDAIGEAFREIKFGYHDVILAGGAESTINEIGIGGFNALTALSTTEDPARSAIPFDKDRNGFVMGEGAGVLVLESLEHAQKRGATILAEVVGYGSNCDAYHQTTPTPDGSGAAKAIKLAIKEAGISPEDVDYVNAHGTSTQANEKGESKAIVTVLGKDVPVSSTKSFTGHLLGAAGAVEAVATIEALRHNYIPMTAGTRELSEDIEANVVYGQGQEAELEYAISNTFGFGGHNAVLAFKRWEA, encoded by the coding sequence ATGACATTAAATAGAGTTGTAGTTACAGGCTACGGTTTAACATCCCCTATTGGAAATACACCAGAAGAGTTTTGGAATAATCTTCACGACGGTAAAATTGGTATTGGACCAATCACTAAATTTGATAATTCTGAAATTCCTGTTCACAACGCTGGTGAAATTCACGATTTTCCATTTGATAAATACTTTGTTCGCAAAGATAAAAATCGTATGGACCAATATTCACTTTATGCGATTTATGCGACTTTAGAAGCTCTTGAAAATGCAAAACTGGATATGGACACTGTTGACCGTGACCGTACAGGTGTTATCGTGTCATCTGGTATTGGTGGTTTGCAAGAAATGCAAGAGCAAATTATTCGTATGCACGAAAAAGGAATCAAACGTATTCAACCAATGTTCATTCCGAAAGCTTTGTCAAATATGGCTGCAGGAAACATTGCTTTGCGTATTGGTGCTCGTGGTGTATGTAAATCAATCACAACAGCTTGTGCCTCATCTAATGATGCAATCGGTGAAGCTTTCCGTGAAATTAAATTCGGTTATCATGATGTGATCTTAGCTGGTGGTGCTGAATCAACAATCAATGAAATCGGTATTGGAGGTTTCAACGCCTTGACTGCCCTTTCAACAACAGAAGACCCAGCTCGCTCTGCTATTCCATTTGATAAAGACCGTAACGGTTTTGTGATGGGTGAAGGTGCAGGTGTCCTTGTTCTTGAAAGCCTTGAACACGCTCAAAAACGTGGTGCAACAATCCTTGCTGAAGTTGTTGGTTATGGTAGCAACTGTGACGCTTATCACCAAACAACACCAACACCAGACGGTTCTGGTGCGGCTAAAGCGATTAAATTGGCTATTAAAGAAGCAGGTATTTCTCCAGAAGATGTGGACTATGTCAATGCACACGGTACTTCTACACAAGCCAATGAAAAAGGCGAAAGCAAAGCTATCGTAACAGTTCTTGGTAAAGATGTTCCAGTTTCTTCAACAAAATCATTTACTGGTCACCTTCTTGGTGCTGCTGGTGCTGTTGAAGCTGTTGCTACTATCGAAGCACTTCGTCATAACTACATTCCAATGACAGCTGGTACACGTGAGTTGTCAGAAGATATTGAAGCCAATGTCGTTTATGGACAAGGTCAAGAAGCAGAGCTAGAATATGCTATTTCAAATACATTTGGCTTTGGTGGACACAATGCTGTTTTAGCATTTAAACGTTGGGAGGCGTAA
- the accB gene encoding acetyl-CoA carboxylase biotin carboxyl carrier protein, translating into MNISEVKDLMAQFDQSSLREFSFKTGEAELTFSKNEYTSPVVPQQASQAPAAAPVEVAATAPVAPAQAASDSEETVVDTDIFAEGDEVTSPLVGVAYLAPAPDKPAFVSVGDSVKKGQTLLIIEAMKVMNEIPAPNDGIVTEIMVNNEDVVEFGQGLVRIK; encoded by the coding sequence GTGAATATTTCAGAAGTAAAAGATTTGATGGCACAATTTGACCAATCAAGCTTACGTGAATTTTCATTTAAAACAGGTGAAGCTGAATTGACATTTAGCAAAAATGAATACACTTCACCAGTAGTACCACAACAAGCTAGTCAAGCTCCTGCTGCGGCACCAGTTGAAGTAGCAGCAACTGCTCCTGTGGCACCTGCGCAAGCAGCAAGCGATTCTGAAGAAACAGTTGTTGATACTGATATTTTTGCTGAAGGTGATGAAGTAACAAGTCCGCTTGTTGGTGTGGCTTATCTTGCTCCAGCTCCTGATAAACCAGCCTTTGTTTCAGTTGGAGATTCTGTTAAAAAAGGTCAAACATTGTTGATTATTGAGGCAATGAAAGTGATGAATGAAATTCCAGCTCCAAACGATGGTATTGTCACAGAAATTATGGTAAATAACGAAGATGTTGTTGAATTTGGACAAGGATTGGTACGTATTAAATGA
- the fabZ gene encoding 3-hydroxyacyl-ACP dehydratase FabZ, whose protein sequence is MIDIKQIREALPHRYPMLLVDRVLEVSDDEIVAIKNVTINEPFFNGHFPEYPVMPGVLIMEALAQTAGVLELSKEENKGKLVFYAGMDKVRFKKQVVPGDQLVMTAKFVKRRGTIAVVEAKAEVDGKLAASGTLTFAIGS, encoded by the coding sequence ATGATTGATATTAAACAAATTCGTGAAGCTTTGCCACACCGTTACCCAATGCTTTTGGTTGACCGTGTGCTTGAAGTGAGTGACGATGAAATTGTTGCAATTAAAAATGTGACAATCAATGAGCCGTTTTTCAATGGTCATTTTCCAGAATATCCAGTAATGCCAGGCGTTCTTATTATGGAGGCTCTTGCGCAAACTGCTGGTGTTTTGGAACTTTCAAAAGAAGAAAATAAAGGGAAACTAGTTTTCTACGCTGGAATGGATAAAGTTCGTTTCAAGAAACAAGTTGTTCCAGGTGACCAATTGGTGATGACAGCAAAATTTGTCAAACGTCGTGGTACAATTGCTGTAGTTGAAGCAAAAGCAGAAGTTGACGGGAAATTAGCAGCTTCTGGCACATTGACATTTGCTATTGGCAGTTAA